The following are encoded together in the Astyanax mexicanus isolate ESR-SI-001 chromosome 8, AstMex3_surface, whole genome shotgun sequence genome:
- the LOC107196971 gene encoding stonustoxin subunit beta, with the protein MSFFLCRLNCCNLGKKSCKILGTTSLPLKELDLSSNDLQDSGVKLLSAGLNKAHSKLKTLRLSGCMVTGKGCSTLASALKSKPSHLKLLDLTYNYPGMSGMKLLSNLVPDLQMKHGDEIRLQLGLKKYACKLTLDPNTAHKHLSVSADERQVEHVKRQTDAEDHPDRFEVCEQVLSRESMMGRCYWEAEWKGDGASVAVSYSSIRREGNSDDSLFGFNNKSWSLHCTDNSFSVWHNNKETEIPVHTSSTRVAVYLDWKASILSFYSISPKTRTMTHLHTLQTFFSEPLYAGFYVSYNSSVCVCT; encoded by the exons AtgtctttttttctctgcagACTAAATTGTTGTAATCTTGGGAAGAAATCTTGTAAAATTCTGGGAACCACATCTTTacccctgaaagagctggacctcagcagcaatgacctgcaggattcaggagtaaaGCTGCTATCTGCAGGTTTAAACAAGGCACACAGTAAACTGAAGACACTCAG GTTGTCTGGGTGTATGGTTACAGGTAAAGGCTGTTCTACtttggcttcagctctgaaatcaaaacCCTCCCATTTGAAAttgctggatctgacctacaattATCCAGGAATGTCTGGAATGAAGCTGCTCTCTAACCTAGTGCCAGATCTGCA GATGAAGCATGGAGATGAAATCAGGTTGCAGCTGGGGCTAAAGAaat ATGCCTGCAAGCTCACTCTGGACCCGAACACAGCACACAAACATCTCTCTGTGTCTGCTGATGAGAGACAAGTAGAGCATGTGAAAAGGCAGACAGATGCTGAGGATCATCCAGACAGATTTGAGGTCTGTGAGCAGGTTTTGAGCAGAGAGAGCATGATGGGACgatgttactgggaggctgagtggaaaGGAGATGGAGCGTCTGTAGCAGTATCTTACAGCAGTATCAGGAGGGAAGGAAACAGTGATGATAGTCTGTTTGGATTCAATAATAAGTCCTGGAGTCTTCACTGCACTGATAACAGTTTCTCTGTCTGGCACAATAATAAAGAGACTGAGATACCAGTCCACACCTCCTCCACCAGAGTTGCAGTGTATCTGGACTGGAAAGCCAGCATcctgtccttctacagcatctcgCCTAAAACACGCACAATGACCCACTTACACACACTTCAGACCTTTTTCAGTGAGCCGCTCTACGCTGGATTCTATGTTAGTTATAATTcctcagtgtgtgtttgtacataa